The genomic DNA ACTGAATCGCGCCTTACCCTACGCCGCAGCCGCCTGCTTAGGGGCGGTGGACATGGCTTGGTGGCCGGTGACCGCGTGGCAGTCGAAGTCATCGAGTGCGAAATTGCTGACCACGCTGGCGATGGCATCCGGTTGAGCGGGCAGGCCCGGCTCATCGCCCGCGACAGCCAGATCGTGGGAAACCGGCAGATCGGCGTCCAGGTGGTGGATGCCGCCGACGCCCGGCTCGAACGCTGCCGACTCGAACGCAATGGACAGCCCACCTACGGCAAGGTTGCCATTGCATCCACCGCGCCGATGCGTTGAAATCGCCCGGCGTTACAGCACCCGACGGCTCCGGCACGGGCGCTGACCACACCGAAAACATTTAGGTTGCTCACCATGGCTCTGCATGAAATTTCACTCGCTGGAAAAGTCGCCATCGTCACCGGCGGCGGGCGCGGCATTGGCAAGTCCATCACCAAGCACTTCGTCGCGGCCGGCGCCAACGTCGTCATTGCCAGTCGCAAGCTGGAGGTGCTCAAGGCAACGGCCGCTGAGCTGTCCGATGCGCCAGGGCGCATTCACCCCGTGGAATGCCATGTCGGACGCCGGGAAGACCTTGAAAACCTCGTTGCCGAGACTGAAAGCGTCTTCGGCCCGGCTGATATTCTGGTCAACAACAGCGTGACGAACATCGGGCAGGGGCCCTCCCTCGATGTCACCGACGACATGCTCGACAAGATGGTGGATGTCAATGTGAAGTCGGTTGTGCGACTCATCCGCCTGACGGTTCCAAAAATGATTGCGCGGGGCACGGGCGGCGCCATCATCAATGTCGTGTCCATCTCCGGTCTTCAGCCCCAGTACCAGGGACTGCTGTACAGTTTCACCAAAGCCGGCCTCGTCATGATGACCCGCAACTGGGCGCAGGAATTCAGCCCGCATGGGGTGCGCGTCAACGCGCTTGCGCCGGGCCTGATCCGAACGGATTTCAGCGAGTTCTTCTGGAAGAATGAAGCCCTGATGCGTCGGCTGGAAACGACCCAACCCGTGCCGCGCATCGGCGAACCGGACGAGATCGGCTTTGCCGCGCTGTTTCTCGCTTCAGACAAAGCCTCCTACATGACGGGACAGGTGCTGACGATTGACGGTGGGGCGCTGATTCAGCGGGTGCTGTAGATGGCTTCGCCGGCCAGG from Chloracidobacterium validum includes the following:
- a CDS encoding SDR family NAD(P)-dependent oxidoreductase encodes the protein MALHEISLAGKVAIVTGGGRGIGKSITKHFVAAGANVVIASRKLEVLKATAAELSDAPGRIHPVECHVGRREDLENLVAETESVFGPADILVNNSVTNIGQGPSLDVTDDMLDKMVDVNVKSVVRLIRLTVPKMIARGTGGAIINVVSISGLQPQYQGLLYSFTKAGLVMMTRNWAQEFSPHGVRVNALAPGLIRTDFSEFFWKNEALMRRLETTQPVPRIGEPDEIGFAALFLASDKASYMTGQVLTIDGGALIQRVL